In bacterium, a single genomic region encodes these proteins:
- a CDS encoding helix-turn-helix transcriptional regulator: MDIGTRLYELRQAKGYSQGDIQHRTGLLRCYVSRVENGHTLPNLETLEKWAKALDVELYQLFFAGEGKPEPPPVMPKPPEPPFGTEGAALFKVFSKMSKPNRRLLLDMARKMATTERRK; encoded by the coding sequence ATGGACATCGGCACCCGACTCTACGAATTGCGACAGGCAAAGGGGTACTCCCAAGGCGACATCCAGCACCGGACAGGCCTGCTGCGCTGCTACGTCTCTCGTGTCGAGAACGGGCACACGCTCCCGAACCTGGAAACCCTGGAGAAGTGGGCTAAGGCTCTCGACGTGGAGCTGTATCAGCTTTTCTTTGCTGGCGAAGGGAAGCCCGAGCCGCCCCCGGTAATGCCAAAGCCTCCCGAGCCACCTTTCGGAACAGAAGGAGCCGCGCTGTTCAAGGTCTTCAGCAAGATGTCCAAACCCAATCGAAGGTTGCTGCTGGACATGGCCCGGAAGATGGCCACGACGGAGAGGCGCAAATGA
- a CDS encoding helix-turn-helix domain-containing protein: protein MDIGTRLQELRHAKSLTQDDMEHRTGLSRTFISRIENGHAPPALKTLERLARGLKVPLWQLFHGNDGSPANLAPSQRVTIEELIADSPLKDARYLVKLQRFTGRMDEADRKMLLAVAQKMAKRGGKRD from the coding sequence ATGGACATCGGCACACGACTGCAAGAACTGCGGCACGCTAAGAGCCTCACCCAGGACGACATGGAGCATCGAACCGGGCTCTCGCGTACATTCATTTCACGCATAGAGAACGGGCACGCGCCACCGGCCCTCAAAACCCTGGAGAGGCTTGCCCGAGGCTTGAAGGTTCCTCTCTGGCAACTCTTCCACGGGAACGATGGATCACCCGCAAACCTTGCACCTTCCCAGCGGGTGACCATCGAGGAATTGATCGCAGACAGTCCTCTGAAGGACGCCCGGTACCTCGTCAAGTTGCAGCGGTTCACAGGTCGGATGGATGAGGCCGACCGGAAGATGTTGCTCGCGGTGGCGCAGAAGATGGCCAAGCGGGGAGGCAAACGTGACTGA